The proteins below are encoded in one region of Winogradskyella helgolandensis:
- a CDS encoding OmpA family protein translates to MKKLSFLLIVLMIYSCGNTSGESKKNDTQVSSKSQTSSDSQTTKTHSNNSSDRTTKSELNDLFNMGKGMLEASEKKGEADFQLDTETILDMLEESGVSRESMEKLINNPDSLKILAQQAMKERLEAQNEEVETLTKGEISKEQLTSKNTPTGVSLEEAILLVQAESGPEATLEKLKLIDSLAGTNIMSQLNLKEGQQVLNDVERKNEIKSSPEEEEKMESLRKLSSQMHSDKEATELLAELDKTEKDIASGKLKASPKYQRAIAYRKKTVKTYGNQIVRKAAAAKKEFQQLNPDLYFGDDVGTTYISSQKTAVYLPLGKLSFADKVVKFNHPKLLSQQVNSVLGEPDVIQGYDIEDITGVYSLGLAGTLTVQFEDNALTNVNGPDLYIFEIGQIEPTDLEISKDGKNWIKVGKIDGGTAEVDIGPFVKQGDLFYYVRLKDLKEESALPGADIDAIAAIGAAMRLNLDSQVLFDSGKSELKPEGVSALKELVNSITVLKKGKVIVEGHTDDVGSESTNKALSLARAQSVSKALRQLIPSSQFKWQEIGYGESKPIVENDSDEHRSKNRRVEILVVPN, encoded by the coding sequence ATGAAAAAGCTAAGTTTTCTTTTAATAGTATTGATGATTTATTCGTGTGGTAACACATCAGGTGAATCTAAAAAAAATGATACCCAAGTGAGTTCTAAGTCTCAAACAAGTTCAGACTCTCAGACGACGAAAACGCACTCAAATAATTCTTCAGATCGCACTACTAAATCAGAATTAAATGACCTGTTTAATATGGGCAAGGGTATGCTTGAAGCCTCAGAAAAAAAAGGTGAAGCAGATTTTCAATTAGATACCGAAACAATACTCGATATGTTAGAAGAAAGTGGCGTGTCTCGTGAGTCCATGGAAAAGCTTATTAACAATCCAGATAGCCTCAAAATACTTGCACAACAGGCTATGAAAGAGCGGCTAGAAGCACAAAACGAAGAAGTCGAAACCCTTACAAAAGGTGAAATTTCTAAAGAACAGTTGACTTCAAAAAATACACCTACAGGAGTTTCACTAGAAGAAGCTATTCTTTTAGTTCAAGCAGAATCTGGACCAGAAGCGACTTTAGAAAAATTAAAATTGATTGATTCGTTAGCTGGTACCAACATCATGTCGCAGTTAAATTTAAAAGAAGGACAGCAGGTATTAAATGATGTAGAACGAAAAAACGAAATTAAGTCAAGTCCAGAAGAAGAGGAAAAGATGGAGTCATTGCGTAAACTTTCCTCTCAAATGCACAGTGATAAAGAGGCTACGGAATTGTTAGCAGAACTAGATAAGACGGAAAAAGACATTGCTTCTGGAAAATTGAAAGCCAGTCCCAAATATCAACGCGCCATAGCGTATCGAAAAAAAACAGTTAAAACATATGGCAATCAGATTGTTCGTAAGGCAGCCGCAGCAAAGAAGGAATTTCAGCAACTCAATCCTGATTTATATTTTGGAGACGACGTTGGAACAACCTATATAAGTTCTCAGAAAACGGCGGTCTATCTACCTCTAGGAAAACTCTCGTTTGCCGATAAAGTGGTGAAGTTTAACCATCCGAAACTCTTGTCCCAACAAGTTAATAGTGTGCTTGGTGAACCAGATGTGATTCAAGGTTATGATATTGAGGATATAACCGGAGTTTACAGTTTAGGATTAGCGGGTACATTAACAGTACAATTTGAAGACAATGCTTTAACCAATGTAAATGGTCCTGACTTATACATTTTTGAAATTGGACAAATAGAACCAACCGATCTCGAAATTTCAAAAGACGGAAAAAACTGGATTAAAGTGGGTAAGATTGATGGAGGAACTGCTGAAGTAGATATAGGTCCTTTTGTAAAACAAGGAGACCTTTTCTACTACGTGCGGTTAAAAGATCTTAAAGAGGAAAGTGCACTTCCCGGAGCTGATATAGATGCTATTGCCGCTATTGGTGCGGCCATGCGTTTAAATTTAGATAGCCAAGTATTGTTTGATTCTGGTAAAAGCGAATTAAAACCAGAAGGAGTTTCGGCCTTAAAAGAATTAGTAAATAGTATCACTGTACTCAAAAAAGGAAAAGTAATCGTTGAAGGTCATACCGATGATGTGGGCAGTGAATCAACCAATAAAGCATTGTCACTAGCACGTGCTCAAAGTGTATCTAAGGCATTAAGA
- a CDS encoding tail fiber domain-containing protein, whose amino-acid sequence MKTKIILLITILISISTFAQQGINYKAVIKDDLGNVVANDLIQIEFSILEGVAQTNVYKETHSSTTDANGIVIVNIGEGTPISGTFSDINWGSDSHFFNVQVNTGLGLVDMGTTEFKTVPYAINALTSADGYWKKNENDLYYSDGTIGIGTDSPNGMLELSHDSSLSNPHILLNEEENDYARLNFKNNNNSEDVQWTIAGYIATNEEGRNDRLNFRNDRSGEVMTITGNGQVGVGVGVTPKANFHVGNNKRVIFGQDTIGSGDKLMWLPDRHAFRVGTLNTGPSSVYWNTGTYYDYFHEEEINYIGLYSFASGHNTRAQGTGATAMGRDTEATNDYAFASGYFTNAHGQYSTAMGFKTDALAEASTAFGYETKAESFNVTAIGRFNTGGFTDNVGTDNDGDTHWLAEDPLFEIGNGTSDGARNNALTVLKNGTITAPSFSISLINIAGDKALITKEYGDTRYLLVDDNGILEGPLTIQNASDATSSWRLETRPNGGLSMYRNGNYRGFFSESTGNYSSISDRRTKKDITVLENGTLNKVMQLNPVSYLMKDQTDTKRNLGLISQEVQKIFPSITTYVEESDLITLSYTELIPILIKALQEQQGVINTQNSKIETLSTDNSTLENTVNNLISRVEKIEANNQ is encoded by the coding sequence ATGAAAACCAAAATTATTTTACTCATTACTATTTTGATTTCCATATCAACTTTTGCTCAACAAGGCATTAATTATAAGGCGGTTATTAAAGATGACCTCGGTAATGTCGTTGCTAATGATCTAATTCAAATTGAGTTTAGCATTTTAGAAGGCGTAGCGCAAACCAATGTATATAAAGAAACCCATTCATCAACTACTGATGCTAATGGGATTGTTATTGTCAACATTGGAGAAGGCACACCAATTTCGGGAACATTTTCTGATATTAATTGGGGAAGTGATTCTCATTTTTTTAATGTACAAGTCAATACGGGTTTAGGTTTAGTAGATATGGGAACTACAGAATTTAAGACAGTACCTTATGCCATTAATGCGTTAACTTCTGCAGATGGCTACTGGAAAAAAAATGAAAATGACTTATACTATAGCGATGGTACTATTGGCATAGGTACTGATAGTCCAAATGGTATGTTAGAATTGTCTCATGATAGTTCATTGTCTAATCCCCATATTTTGTTAAATGAAGAAGAAAACGATTATGCACGTCTCAATTTTAAAAACAACAATAATAGTGAGGATGTCCAATGGACAATAGCCGGATATATTGCAACAAATGAAGAAGGAAGGAACGACCGATTGAATTTCAGGAACGATAGAAGCGGTGAGGTCATGACCATAACTGGCAACGGACAAGTAGGTGTAGGTGTCGGAGTTACTCCAAAAGCAAACTTTCATGTCGGAAATAATAAACGTGTGATATTTGGGCAAGATACTATAGGATCAGGGGATAAACTTATGTGGTTACCAGATCGCCACGCTTTTAGGGTAGGTACATTAAACACTGGTCCCTCTAGTGTGTATTGGAATACAGGAACTTACTATGATTATTTTCATGAAGAAGAAATAAATTACATAGGTCTTTACTCTTTTGCTTCAGGACACAACACGAGAGCTCAAGGTACTGGAGCAACGGCAATGGGAAGAGATACTGAGGCAACTAACGATTATGCATTTGCTAGTGGATATTTCACAAATGCACATGGACAGTATTCTACGGCTATGGGCTTTAAAACAGATGCATTAGCCGAAGCATCTACCGCCTTTGGATATGAAACAAAAGCTGAATCTTTTAATGTTACAGCGATAGGTCGATTTAATACAGGTGGTTTTACTGATAATGTCGGAACTGATAATGATGGAGACACACATTGGTTAGCAGAAGATCCATTATTTGAAATAGGAAATGGTACAAGTGATGGGGCAAGAAATAACGCCTTAACTGTTTTAAAAAATGGCACCATTACGGCACCTTCTTTCAGTATCTCTCTAATTAATATCGCGGGAGATAAAGCATTAATTACAAAAGAATATGGCGATACTCGTTATTTATTAGTCGATGATAATGGCATTTTAGAAGGTCCATTAACAATCCAAAATGCATCAGACGCCACATCTTCATGGAGACTAGAAACGCGACCTAATGGAGGCTTATCCATGTATAGAAATGGAAACTATCGTGGTTTCTTTAGTGAATCTACAGGTAATTATTCTTCAATTTCCGATAGACGTACCAAAAAAGACATTACCGTTTTAGAAAATGGTACACTCAATAAAGTGATGCAACTAAATCCTGTGAGTTACTTAATGAAGGACCAAACTGACACCAAGCGGAATCTAGGTTTAATCTCACAAGAAGTACAAAAGATCTTTCCAAGTATTACCACTTATGTTGAAGAATCAGATTTAATCACTTTGTCTTATACGGAGCTGATTCCCATTCTTATAAAAGCATTACAAGAGCAACAAGGTGTTATAAACACACAAAACTCAAAAATAGAAACGTTGTCAACAGATAATTCAACTCTAGAAAATACGGTTAATAATCTTATTTCAAGAGTAGAAAAAATAGAAGCCAATAACCAATAA
- a CDS encoding tail fiber domain-containing protein: MKAFKLLIALIISSISFAQQGINYKALLKDSNDNVLANTFMNVQFSILENSTTGTIIYQEDHNYTTDTNGLVILNIGTDTTPSIGVFADINWSANQHFLQTTITYNGGTINFDATEFMAVPYAFSAANVSGLEKVTDSTDSATGQPIYGWRLIGQNSALYGNLGENAVDLSYSGSNSTTRGATGRHSFASGHRNTASGFASTALGNGSIASGEFSSAIGYYSRSVGEFSTAIGYDSESKGQYSTAIGPSSKALSYGEIALGLFNTNYTPNSVSEWNSNDRLFVIGNGYWQGTFHRNDALIVLKNGSITAPSFDLSEIIDDKALITKEYADTNFLLSDGNVNVDGSLTIQNASDDTSSWRLETRPNGNLSLYRNGDYRGYFSESTGVYSSISDRRLKRDITAIENGTLHKVMQLNPVSYLMKDQTDTKRNLGLISQEVQKIFPSITSYVEESDLITLSYTELIPILIKALQEQQNIIDGQNKTIESQTKKDIVQDKLIEALSTRLNLMESKSTN; the protein is encoded by the coding sequence ATGAAAGCATTTAAATTATTAATTGCATTAATCATTTCAAGTATAAGTTTTGCCCAACAAGGCATTAACTACAAAGCGTTATTAAAGGATTCCAATGACAATGTACTTGCAAATACATTTATGAACGTGCAATTTAGTATACTTGAAAATTCAACAACTGGTACCATAATATATCAAGAAGACCATAATTATACTACGGATACTAATGGATTAGTTATTCTAAATATTGGTACAGATACAACGCCGAGTATTGGTGTTTTTGCGGATATAAATTGGAGTGCCAATCAACATTTTTTACAAACCACAATAACTTATAATGGTGGTACCATAAATTTTGATGCTACAGAATTTATGGCTGTACCTTATGCCTTTAGTGCGGCAAATGTAAGTGGTTTAGAAAAAGTTACGGACAGCACAGACTCTGCTACCGGACAGCCAATTTATGGCTGGCGATTAATTGGCCAAAATTCTGCTTTGTACGGAAATTTAGGTGAAAATGCAGTAGATTTAAGTTATAGTGGTTCTAATTCCACGACACGCGGTGCGACTGGTCGTCATTCTTTTGCGTCAGGACATAGAAATACAGCTTCTGGTTTTGCTTCAACTGCATTAGGTAATGGTTCTATTGCTTCTGGTGAATTTTCATCTGCTATTGGTTATTACTCGAGATCAGTAGGAGAATTTTCAACAGCTATTGGTTATGATTCGGAATCAAAAGGACAATACTCAACAGCTATAGGGCCGTCTTCTAAAGCATTATCTTACGGAGAAATAGCTTTAGGCTTGTTTAATACAAATTATACTCCGAATAGTGTGTCTGAATGGAATTCAAATGATCGGCTATTTGTAATTGGTAATGGTTATTGGCAAGGCACCTTTCATAGGAATGATGCATTAATTGTTTTAAAAAATGGTAGCATCACTGCGCCAAGTTTCGACTTATCGGAAATCATAGATGATAAAGCTTTAATCACTAAAGAGTATGCTGATACTAATTTTCTATTGTCGGATGGAAACGTTAATGTTGATGGCTCTTTAACAATTCAAAACGCATCAGACGACACTTCCTCATGGCGATTAGAAACGCGACCTAATGGCAATTTGTCATTATATAGAAATGGTGATTATCGCGGTTATTTTAGTGAATCTACAGGTGTTTATTCATCAATCTCTGATAGACGGTTAAAAAGAGACATTACAGCCATAGAAAACGGCACACTCCATAAAGTGATGCAGCTCAACCCTGTAAGTTACCTAATGAAAGACCAAACGGATACCAAGCGTAACTTAGGTTTAATATCTCAAGAAGTACAAAAGATCTTTCCAAGTATTACCTCGTATGTTGAAGAATCAGACTTAATCACTTTGTCTTATACGGAGCTGATTCCCATTCTTATAAAAGCATTGCAAGAGCAACAAAATATTATTGATGGTCAAAACAAAACTATTGAATCTCAAACCAAGAAAGATATTGTTCAAGATAAATTAATTGAAGCATTATCAACACGCTTAAATCTTATGGAATCTAAGTCAACTAATTAA